One region of Carya illinoinensis cultivar Pawnee chromosome 8, C.illinoinensisPawnee_v1, whole genome shotgun sequence genomic DNA includes:
- the LOC122318767 gene encoding GDP-mannose 4,6 dehydratase 1, with the protein MASENHNSGSGSTFDGEAPSKPKVALITGITGQDGSYLTEFLLHKGYEVHGLIRRSSNFNTQRINHIYIDPHNTHKARMKLHYADLTDASSLRRWVDTILPDEVYNLAAQSHVAVSFEIPDYTADVVATGALRLLEAVRSHIAATGRSHIRYYQAGSSEMFGSTPPPQSETTPFHPRSPYAASKCAAHWYTVNYREAYGIYACNGILFNHESPRRGENFVTRKITRAVGRIKIGLQNKLFLGNLSASRDWGFAGDYVEAMWMMLQQEKPDDYVVATEESHTVEEFLKVAFGYVGLNWKDHVMIDKRYFRPAEVDNLKGDASKAKKALGWKPKVGFEQLVKMMVDEDVELAKREKVLVDAGYMDAQQQP; encoded by the coding sequence ATGGCGTCGGAGAACCACAATTCCGGATCCGGATCTACATTCGACGGCGAAGCTCCTTCAAAACCTAAAGTTGCGCTGATTACCGGAATTACGGGGCAAGACGGTTCGTACTTGACGGAGTTTCTGCTCCACAAAGGGTACGAGGTGCACGGCCTGATCCGGCGGTCCTCCAACTTCAACACCCAGCGCATCAACCACATCTACATCGACCCCCACAACACCCACAAGGCCCGCATGAAGCTCCACTACGCCGACCTTACCGACGCCTCCTCGCTCCGCCGCTGGGTCGACACGATCCTCCCCGACGAGGTCTACAACCTCGCCGCCCAATCTCACGTCGCGGTCTCCTTCGAGATCCCGGATTACACCGCCGATGTCGTCGCCACCGGCGCCCTCCGCCTACTCGAGGCCGTCCGGTCCCACATCGCCGCCACTGGACGTAGCCACATCCGATACTACCAGGCCGGATCTTCAGAGATGTTCGGGTCGACCCCGCCTCCCCAGtctgaaacgacgccgttccatcCCCGATCCCCATACGCCGCGTCCAAATGCGCCGCTCATTGGTACACCGTGAACTACCGCGAGGCGTATGGGATATATGCGTGCAATGGGATACTCTTCAATCACGAGTCGCCGCGGCGGGGCGAGAACTTCGTGACGAGGAAGATCACGCGTGCGGTGGGACGGATCAAGATCGGCCTCCAGAACAAGCTCTTCCTGGGGAATCTCAGCGCCTCCAGGGACTGGGGATTCGCCGGGGACTACGTGGAGGCAATGTGGATGATGCTGCAGCAGGAGAAGCCGGACGACTACGTGGTTGCGACGGAGGAGTCGCACACGGTGGAGGAGTTCTTGAAAGTGGCATTTGGGTATGTGGGGTTGAATTGGAAGGACCATGTGATGATCGACAAAAGGTATTTCAGGCCGGCGGAGGTGGATAATCTGAAAGGGGATGCAAGCAAGGCCAAGAAGGCGCTTGGATGGAAGCCAAAGGTGGGGTTTGAGCAGTTGGTGAAGATGATGGTTGATGAGGATGTTGAATTGGCCAAGAGGGAGAAGGTGCTCGTTGATGCTGGCTACATGGATGCTCAGCAACAACCCTGA
- the LOC122318768 gene encoding uncharacterized protein LOC122318768 isoform X2, protein MGASESIHSSSQRPADEITRVSEVSEVADPILERLKSLRLTTPILTSAPTESSLTDILVRKPSSSSAPATVDPKVLMELFSIYRDWQEKKIQMISKNQEEIENKIEVADALAVKLLQRFNYSVSEMKTTSQHLSGDSAAFYYCLWTCIDFLQWKMHSVHALQVEIGELKGRLTEVLSNCDALCKRIASEGPESLRSSVKPFAIATDPEIISPSSTSPGDLNKIQSPTKPS, encoded by the exons ATGGGTGCCTCAGAATCCATACACTCAAGCTCACAG CGTCCGGCCGATGAAATCACCAGAGTGTCCGAAGTATCGGAGGTCGCCGACCCCATCTTAGAGAGACTCAAATCCCTCAGATTA ACAACACCGATACTGACGTCAGCACCGACGGAGAGTAGTTTGACTGACATATTGGTGAGGAAACCTTCGTCTTCTTCGGCTCCAG CAACTGTGGATCCGAAGGTGCTGATGGAGCTCTTCTCAATATACCGTGATTGGCAGGAGAAGAAGATTCAAATGATTAGCAAAAACCAG GAAGAGATAGAAAACAAGATAgaagttgctgatgctttggcAGTAAAACTTCTACAACGGTTCAATTACTCTGTTTCGGAAATGAAGACAACTTCCCAACATTTATCAGGAG ATTCTGCTGCTTTTTATTATTGCCTGTGGACATGTATCGACTTTTTACAATGGAAAATGCATTCAGTTCATGCCTTACAGGTGGAGATTGGCGAGCTTAAAGGGAGGTTGACAGAGGTTCTTAGTAACTGTGACGCATTGTGTAAGAGAATTGCTTCAGAGGGACCAGAATCTCTCCGGTCATCTGTCAAACCATTTGCAATTGCCACCGACCCAGAGATCATCAGTCCCTCATCTACTTCGCCCGGagatttaaacaaaattcaGTCTCCTACAAAGCCAAGTTAG
- the LOC122318768 gene encoding uncharacterized protein LOC122318768 isoform X1 translates to MGASESIHSSSQRPADEITRVSEVSEVADPILERLKSLRLTTPILTSAPTESSLTDILVRKPSSSSAPATVDPKVLMELFSIYRDWQEKKIQMISKNQEEIENKIEVADALAVKLLQRFNYSVSEMKTTSQHLSGVLHQDRSTETIFADSAAFYYCLWTCIDFLQWKMHSVHALQVEIGELKGRLTEVLSNCDALCKRIASEGPESLRSSVKPFAIATDPEIISPSSTSPGDLNKIQSPTKPS, encoded by the exons ATGGGTGCCTCAGAATCCATACACTCAAGCTCACAG CGTCCGGCCGATGAAATCACCAGAGTGTCCGAAGTATCGGAGGTCGCCGACCCCATCTTAGAGAGACTCAAATCCCTCAGATTA ACAACACCGATACTGACGTCAGCACCGACGGAGAGTAGTTTGACTGACATATTGGTGAGGAAACCTTCGTCTTCTTCGGCTCCAG CAACTGTGGATCCGAAGGTGCTGATGGAGCTCTTCTCAATATACCGTGATTGGCAGGAGAAGAAGATTCAAATGATTAGCAAAAACCAG GAAGAGATAGAAAACAAGATAgaagttgctgatgctttggcAGTAAAACTTCTACAACGGTTCAATTACTCTGTTTCGGAAATGAAGACAACTTCCCAACATTTATCAGGAG TCTTGCATCAGGACAGATCAACCGAGACTATTTTTGCAGATTCTGCTGCTTTTTATTATTGCCTGTGGACATGTATCGACTTTTTACAATGGAAAATGCATTCAGTTCATGCCTTACAGGTGGAGATTGGCGAGCTTAAAGGGAGGTTGACAGAGGTTCTTAGTAACTGTGACGCATTGTGTAAGAGAATTGCTTCAGAGGGACCAGAATCTCTCCGGTCATCTGTCAAACCATTTGCAATTGCCACCGACCCAGAGATCATCAGTCCCTCATCTACTTCGCCCGGagatttaaacaaaattcaGTCTCCTACAAAGCCAAGTTAG
- the LOC122318768 gene encoding uncharacterized protein LOC122318768 isoform X3, which translates to MGASESIHSSSQRPADEITRVSEVSEVADPILERLKSLRLTTPILTSAPTESSLTDILVRKPSSSSAPATVDPKVLMELFSIYRDWQEKKIQMISKNQEEIENKIEVADALAVKLLQRFNYSVSEMKTTSQHLSGVHALQVEIGELKGRLTEVLSNCDALCKRIASEGPESLRSSVKPFAIATDPEIISPSSTSPGDLNKIQSPTKPS; encoded by the exons ATGGGTGCCTCAGAATCCATACACTCAAGCTCACAG CGTCCGGCCGATGAAATCACCAGAGTGTCCGAAGTATCGGAGGTCGCCGACCCCATCTTAGAGAGACTCAAATCCCTCAGATTA ACAACACCGATACTGACGTCAGCACCGACGGAGAGTAGTTTGACTGACATATTGGTGAGGAAACCTTCGTCTTCTTCGGCTCCAG CAACTGTGGATCCGAAGGTGCTGATGGAGCTCTTCTCAATATACCGTGATTGGCAGGAGAAGAAGATTCAAATGATTAGCAAAAACCAG GAAGAGATAGAAAACAAGATAgaagttgctgatgctttggcAGTAAAACTTCTACAACGGTTCAATTACTCTGTTTCGGAAATGAAGACAACTTCCCAACATTTATCAGGAG TTCATGCCTTACAGGTGGAGATTGGCGAGCTTAAAGGGAGGTTGACAGAGGTTCTTAGTAACTGTGACGCATTGTGTAAGAGAATTGCTTCAGAGGGACCAGAATCTCTCCGGTCATCTGTCAAACCATTTGCAATTGCCACCGACCCAGAGATCATCAGTCCCTCATCTACTTCGCCCGGagatttaaacaaaattcaGTCTCCTACAAAGCCAAGTTAG